From the Euwallacea fornicatus isolate EFF26 chromosome 10, ASM4011564v1, whole genome shotgun sequence genome, the window caattgTGATATGTAGTATTTATATAAGTAAACGATTCGAGTTGGGGAAGTGGTTAAGGGATAAGTGGAACCAAAGAAATAGGAGTTATGACGAGTTTATGATTGGTCaggatgatgatgatgaccCACCCCTAGTGTAAAAGTCAGGTTGTAAATGTGAGGGAGGTTTTAATAGTAGTGTAATAAAGGCCATTTGTATTActttattattagatttttattttcagagtgactcataaaataaatttttcaaacgtaATTATGTTCTTGCGGTCATAAAAGTGGCGTGCATCAGATCTAATATGGTGTGCCATTTACATACATAATATATTAACCAGAAGTGCTTTTAATGCAATAAATCCTTTTTATCTAGTTAAAAAAGCTCTTTACTGATTGGGcactgtttattatttaactcgCCATATAGTTCCTGCTTTAACCAACATGAATATGTTATTTCGCTTAATGTTCTAAAACGACGATTATTGTATGAAAAGCAGTAATCGTTTCTTTTAagcatttagaaaaattccaCATAGACATATTTCCTGGTATTGGCGATCACGCGCCTGTGATGCATTTGAAGACATGTTTGAAgataaacacaatttttataatataaatgtGTAGATTTTGTTTAACGAAGACTGCACACACCGAAAAAAGTATTGTTAAACCTTATACTAATATGTAATGATTCTAATGACGACTAAATCATTACACTGAAAACCTgtctttttcctttatttttatttttaaggtatAGGTCTTCAGCTCAATTTTATGACGGTGCGTAAATATAAAgtagtatatatatacatatatataattagtattattttcaattttttactttacgaAGGTTGGAACTTTAATAAGGGTCAGTTTGTAAATAATACTTATTTTGCAGCTTATTGAATGTCTTAgttctatttattaaaataatgatatTTAACGATATAAAGACTTGTATTTTCTCGACTGTGGTCATTTCGTTGTTGTTACCAAAGGTAAAATATAAGGcctgtattattttaatgtgtaTTTGCGTTTTCATTTGTTTTCCCAATAAACTTTATTTGGTATCACTCTCGTAGACCTGCAACAATACCAAAATACATATGTTATGTATGGTACGCTAGTCGGAAAAAGTCAGAAGTGAATGAACGATAAAGCATAGAACggtttaatatttacaaaagcGCCAAAATTGAGAGAGGTTCAAGTAAAAAACTAATAAGTATACAAGACGTTTCATCAAAAAGTTTGAGCCAGATTCTTAACAATCatcaaatgaatatttttaaaataaaactaagtTACTTACACTTGacgttttaaaaacaataccGTATGAGCCTGAACCGATCAAGAGGACCTCCAAAGCTTTGCTTGCACAGATTAAACTACTCTAAAACTATCCATGGCCCAAGACAGGTTAAAGTAAACAGCTGGTACAAATGCCAGGCAGATCATGCGTCTTCTTCATCTCAAACAATTtctatttctatttaatattcgaaaatgAAAGAATGGTATCAAATTAAAGCGACATTTATTGAGACACTGCTTAGAATGATCAATGAAAATTAACCTAAAGCTTAGAAAGGATCAACTTAATGAACAGTAACATGAtgcataaaattaaatcttaattACTCCACGAAACTTACCCTGCGGACTATCTATAATATACAATCAACTAATTAACATATTAAATTGGGATTATTTATACAACTCAACTTTCTCAAAtcaaaaaaacacatattCTACATCTTCATATAGTGCGACGAATCTTTGTAAAAGAGGAAAATTGTGTTTCTGAAAGACTTTAGTGAGATTTATTGTCAGAATTAATATGTACAAAGAatgataaacaaaaataatatccctaataacaataataatcacAAAGTGCCATATTGACCAAAGTTAAGTTCTATTCCTTGGCATCTCCAATGCCATCTGGATTAATGGCAAACATAGCTTCAGCTTCGGGCAAACATGGGGAATCATATATTTTGCACATCCGAGTTTCTCCACGCCCTAAAAAGAAGTTACAAACGTATAAAAACTCTTTAAGCCgattaatttcttaaatttgtgTTATCGTACCTTTTCGTAAATATAACCTGGTGGTTGAAGCATGCGCCATAATATTACCACCAATAGGCTTTTTAGGATCAGCATTAAACATAGCTGCACCATCTACTTGAGCCACGACTTGGTTGGTAATTACAACTGCGACGccaaactaaaataaataaacaaaaatctcTTAAGGAATTTTGGTTTGAAAgaaatgtaacaaaataaCATAGTATTTGCATGtttgtttgttaatttagAGCTGCAATTTTGCTGTATTTGGCattgaaatataaatcaaaCAATACTGATAGCATTATTTAGTACTGCAAATACAACCGAAGTATCTTCACAAAGATTCATCATAGTGAAATAGCACTCACCTCATCAGCTAATCTTAACAACATTCTTAAAAATCTAGCTAAATGCATTTGGCGCGCGGACAATTCTCCCCTTCCAGAGAAATCGGTTCTGTACAAAGCCATGGCACTATCAACTACCAATACTGCATATCTAGAGGTATTAgggtcaaattattaatatactgATAACTTTAACATAGAGTcagtttccatagaaacaaaGAATcttaagttaaaaataacagTTCCATGATTAAAATCTAAGCAAATTTTACTGTTGTTTATTATATCACAtaacatatttgaaaaaaaaccctTACCTTTATAGCCCAGACTTCAAATGTGGAAAAGACTtgaagaatataaaaaatacaattttctgctttaaaacattatttacctAGATTCAGCCATCATGGCACTTGCTTGTATAAGCAGTTGAGTCTGATGATCTGTATTATAAGCTCTTGCATAAGCAACATTGTCCAAAACCCTCTGAGGATCCATCTTGAACCTTTCAGCTACAGAGAGCAATCTTTCAGGACGAAAAGTGCCCTCGGTGTCTATGTAAAGGCATTTTCCCTCACCTCCTCCACAATCTGTAGGCAACTGTTAACAAAAGGTAAATTAGATATTACTCCAGATTTCTAAAGAGCATGCATACTTGGCAGGTAACAGCTAAAGTATGGCAAATTTGAGTTTTCCCTGTGCGAAACTCGCCAAACAATTCGGTAATAGAACCAGTTTCAATGCCACCTCCCAATAATCTATCAAGCTCTTTTGACCCTGTAGTAATAGCAATCATGTCTGCACGTTTTTGATGGAATTCAGTTGCAGTAGTAAAACCCATAGGGACGAGTT encodes:
- the spn-A gene encoding DNA repair protein RAD51 homolog 1; translated protein: MSISAASTTTVREDDLNENDCGPQPIARLEGNGINAADIKKLEGCGYNTIESVAFTPKKNLLAIKGISEQKAEKIIAEASKLVPMGFTTATEFHQKRADMIAITTGSKELDRLLGGGIETGSITELFGEFRTGKTQICHTLAVTCQLPTDCGGGEGKCLYIDTEGTFRPERLLSVAERFKMDPQRVLDNVAYARAYNTDHQTQLLIQASAMMAESRYAVLVVDSAMALYRTDFSGRGELSARQMHLARFLRMLLRLADEFGVAVVITNQVVAQVDGAAMFNADPKKPIGGNIMAHASTTRLYLRKGRGETRMCKIYDSPCLPEAEAMFAINPDGIGDAKE